GAAGTGAATTTGGGCTCATAAGTTCTATTATAGAAAGTTGAATTGGTCTGCGCATTGAAAGTTCGCATGACTGCGATATATTAGGGTGGACCcttttccatttaatttaataCAATTCCGAAATTAAAATCCCGCAtgatttacaatattttttctttgtaatgaaaatttttaatctgCAAATTGCAAGTGTATACAAACTGGAGAaagtgaataaataaataaaagtaaaatagatGATTAAATTTCCacattaaaactatttttttgaaaaaattttaaaaagacaaCGTTTCCatcctttttcaaaaaaaaaaaaaaaaaaaaaaaaaaaaaaaaaaacacaatcagAAAGCACTCCATATAAAATTCTTTTGTGAATTTTTATTGCGAATTTACTTTGGAAAATAGAGAAGTctacacatttttttcacaaaacgcttttccaaaaaataattaggtttttttttcattcgtaTTTTTCTTTTACCTAAATTTGTTTCCTGTTTTTCATTTTGCAAAGAAAGGGAAACACAAGATAATCAGGAATTCCACACCCATTTCAATCACGTTGTACAAATAGCTTCTTTCCCATTAGAAATTCGAAGAAGCCTATTTCGAAGCCTGATTTCATATATTAGGAATTTGCCTTATATATCTACAGCTTAACGATATTTAAGTCTTTTCTTCTCGTGGTTTCTCATTCAATTAATTCTCTTAAATTCCAACATTCATCATGAGCTCCTTAGAACGATTCATCCGGGCTAATGATAAGCTAGTTAATTTCGAACAGGGATTAACTGAGGCAAATATTTCCGAATCATCTATTTTCGCTCTAGAGATACACCGCGATGAGCTTAAATCAATTTGGGCAACTGTCAAAAGCCTTTATGACAAATGTATAGATCATTTCGACAGTCAGAGCAAAAAGCCATCCGGAGAAGCCAATGATGATGGGAACAACTCCCCTGAATCAGATTCTGATAGCGAAGGCTCTGACCTAGACAGCATAAATGCAAGATTTCACGCTTCTTATGAAACCTACGTCAGAATTGTTTCAAAACTTAGTGCCCATATTCATAGACGAACAAATGTAACTCCCACTCAGCAAGCATCCGTCCAGCCTTCTAATTTTCACCTTCCAGCTTGCGATACGGAATCTTTCCGTGGAGATTACCAATCCTGGCCTTCGTTTCGAGACATGTTCTCTGCCATATACGTGAATAACTCCAGTCTTTCCAAGgttcaaaaattgtttcattTGAGGAAGAAGACAGAGGGAGAGGCACATGACATTGTCAAAAAATGTCCCCTGACAAACAACGGCTTTGACATCGCATGGTCGAATCTTAAAGATAGATTCGAAAACAAAAGAATGTTAGTCCATAGTCAGCTTCGAATTCTATTTAATTTGTCCACGATTACTACGGAGTCAAGTGAAGATATTAAATGCCTTCAACGCGACATCAACTCCTGCATTTCGTCCTTGAAATTATATGATATTGACGTCTCAAGCTgggacgcaatttttgtttttgtctgctCTACGAAACTTCCTCGTGTTACTCTTTCTCTGTGGGAGCAATCCATTAAAAACAAGAAAGATATTTCAAAATGGACAGATTTAGATTCGTTTTTGTCAAGCAGATACCAGACGTTGGAGACAATTTGTGAAATAAACGGTCCCTTCAATGCAGATAAGACGAATTCAAGCTGTAAGAAACAGGCAACGCCCTTGAATAAGAAAATTAATAGCAACCATGCGAAGGTTTCTCCCCCCACTTCAAATCCACCATGCAATTTATGTGCAAATGAGCCTCATACAATCCGCAAATGCCCTAAGTTTCTTAACATGAAAATAGATGATAGACAATCTTGTATCCGAAGATTGAATTTATGTCTCAATTGTTTCGCAAAAGCCCATAGCGTAAAGGACTGCAAAAGTCCTCACAACTGCTACTCGTGTGGAAAGAGGCATAATACTCTCCTGCATCGTGACGTTAAGCCTGTTCACGATACGAATCCTGCCTCAAGTCACTCCCAAATTCAAAATTCTGAACTCCAACAGATACAGTCCACAATCCCCCAATCTTCCGTTCATCACGCAAGCCTCGAACAGGTATCTTTCCCGCCTTTTTCGTCCTCTGCAAGTAACATCCAATCATGTTTCGCTGCACATTCTCAAAATGTTCTTCTCGGCACTGCGCTGGTTGAAATCAGTCATCTCGGACTGAAATATTTTGTGAGAGCCCTGATAGACTCAGGTTCACAAGGAACGTTCATATCTGAACGTGTCTTCAATATCCTCAAACTGCCTTTCCAACCAATCGAGGCCGACATTGCGGGTCTCAATGGTGTCACGTCAGCAAAATCCAgaaaaatggcaacattttctataagcCCTCGTTTTGACTCCGACTTGCATGTCAATGTAACAGCTTTGGTCGTGCCGCAACTTTCAGGAGATCTTCCAACAAGTTCCATTAATCCTTCGGTTCTTGTAGAATTTCCGAACATTCGGCTTGCTGATCCAAAGTTTCTTGAAAGTAGCCGAATCGATCTGCTTATTGGCGCGGACATATTCAATAATATTCTTTTGGACAATGTTCGTCGAAACATTTGCGGCTCTCTTGTCGCTCAAGAGACAATATTCGGATGGATAATTACAGGACCTATCCGGAATAATCCTAAAGTATCATCCTATTCTACTATAGTTTCCTACTTTTCAGAAACGAATTTAGAAAAACAGCTAAAgcgtttttgggaggtggaggaAGTTCCGCAAAAGCCTCTACTCTCCGAATCCGATTCATTTTGCGAGAAATTATATTCGGAAACAACCAAACGTGACTCTGATGGGAGATATATAGTGTCTCTGCCGTTCAAGGAATCCTTTTCATATAACTCTCCACAGATAGGACGATCCAGGTCCATAGCTAGTGCTCAATTCTTGAGAAATGAGTCTCGACTATCCAAAAACATGTCGTTAAAAGACGAATATGATTCTGTCATCCAGGAATATTTAGACCTAGGCCATATGGCCAAGGTTCCTATTCCTGTTGAGGAAGAGTTTCCAAGGCACTATTACCTCCCCCACCATGCGGTGATAAAACCCGATAGAACCACTACCAAAGTCAGAGTGGTCTTCAATGCCTCATGTCCAACATCCTCGGGAACATCACTTAATGACATTCTCTATCCAGGCCCAGTACTTCAGAATGACTTGACTCTTCTTCTTTTGCGCTGGCGTCTCTATCGCTATGTTTTCAGTGCCGACATCGAAAAGATGTACCGGCAAATAAGGATTAATAAAGATCATTCTTGTTTCCAGAGAATTCTGTTTCGAACAAAGCCAAATGAACAGATTCAAGATTTCGAACTGCAAACCGTAACCTTTGGTGTAAATGCAGCTCCATATTTGGCTATTAGAACTCTAATGCAGCTCGCAGAAGACTGCAGCAGTTCTTATCCTTTGGCAAGCCACATTATTCGAGACGACATGTACGTGGACGATGTTTTAACTGGTTGCCACGATCTCCAATTGGCTTTAAAGGCTAAAGATCAATTGATCTCAGCCCTTAATTCCGCATGTTTTCCACTTAGAAAATGGGCATCCAATTCTAAGGAGATTCTCCAGTCCTTACCCAAAGAGCACATCTTGAAGGAAGATTTCCTTCTTTTCGATGACAGCAGCCTAACCAAGACTTTAGGTGTGCGGTGGAATGCCATGTTAGATAAGTTCTTATTCGTAATTCAGGCAACGCCATGTAAGGAGAGTTACACGAAAAGAGAGGTGTTTTCCGAAATATCTAAGATTTTCGATCCAGCTGGATGGCTAGCACCCATAGTCGTCCTAGCGAAAATTCTTATGCGACATGTGTGGTTATCCAAGGTTGATTGGGATGAGAAAATTACTTCCAAATGTTTCCAAGATTGGAAAAATCTTCTAGATGACTTCTCAACTATCAACTCAATCCAAATCCCACGTTGGATTTCCTACGCACCCTCATTTCGTATCCAATTTCACGCATTTTGCGATGCATCGGAAAATGCATATGCAGCAGTCATTTACTCCCGTGTGGAGGATGAAAGCAGACATGTTTCTGTAAATTTGCTAACATCCAAATCCAGGGTAGCACCAGTCAAATGCCTTTCCATTCCTAAACTTGAACTCCTTGGGGCTACCTTGCTCGCAGAAGTTGTCGAGTCAGTAATTCCTTCAATGAATCTTCCAAGTTATGAAATATTCAAATGGACTGATTCAACTATTGTTTTGGCTTGGCTGCGAAAGCCCGCATGCAACTGGAAAACTTTTGTTGCAAACCGCGTATCCACCATAAGCAGCAAGGTAGGAATTGACAATTGGTTCCATGTTGATACCCTATTCAATCCAGCGGACTTAGCTAGCCGCGGAGTTTATCCCaaagatttaattgaaaataatctCTGGTGGTGCGGACCTAAGTGGCTGTCCGAATCTCGAAACAGTTGGCCTATATCAGACGATATCATAGACGATACTGAATTGGAACAGAAAGCCCTACGAGTACATCTTGCTACCAACTCCGATAATCACGAAATTATAGGTCGCTTTTCTTCTTTTCATCGGGCTATTCGAGTCATTTGTTATATATTCCGATTCTTTCACAAGACTCATCCAAAGCACCGCGATTCAGTCACATTCGATTCTGTCGAGTTAAAGGTTACAGAAGTAAAGGCAGTTAGAAATAGATTAATAGTTCTAGCTCAAGCGGAAGGATTTCCAGAGGTGGTTGAAGCTTTACGACTAAAGAAAGCTGTCCCAAAGTCTTCTAACATTCTTAACTTAAATCCATTTCTGGATGAGAATGGAGTTATTCGCGCGTTTGGTCGACTCGCGTATTCGCCATCCCTTAGCTACGATGAACGTTATCCAATAATTCTCCCCTATAACTGCCATCTTAGTCGCCTTTTAGTCCAATTCACTCATATTCTTAGCATTCATGGTGGTAACCAGCAAGTACTTAACCTCATTCGAATGCAATTTTGGATTCCTAAATTAAAAAACCTCATCAAAACTATAATCCACCAGTGTAAGGTGTGTGTTTTACATAAGAAGAAAATTCAAACACAGCTCATGGCAGCTCTTCCCCCAACACGAACAACCTTAAAGCGCCCATTCCATAACACAGGCGTTGACTTTGCAGGTCCGTTCGACGTTAAGAGCTTTTCAGGTCGTGGTTCCAAAATTTCCAAAGGGTACGTTTGCGTTTTTGTGTGTCTTGCGACCAAAGCAATTCACCTGGAACCTACGTCCTCTTTATCCACCCCAGTGTTCCTCGCAGCTTTTCACCGATTTGTCTCCAGGCGTGGCTGTCCTCTTAATATATATTCCGACAACGGAACTAATTTCGTTGGTGCCTCAAGAGATATCGCTAGGGACTTCGTTGCAGCATCTAAATCCAATATTGTGTCCCAATTTATCCACCAAAACCTCTCGTGGCATTTCATTCCCCCAGGCGCACCCCATATGGGTGGCCTATGGGAAGCCGGGGTGAAAAGTTTTAAGAcccatttgaagaaaatttctggCGGTTTCACCTACACCTTCGAAGAATTTTGTACTCTTCTGACAAAAATAGAAGCTTGTCTTAATTCGAGGCCTATTTCCACAATGTCAGAGGATTTCACTGACTTAAATCCGCTCACACCAGGACATTTTCTCATAGGAGGACCAATTTTGGCTCCTCCAGAGCCTAATTACGACACTCATCCTGAGTCTGTGGTTAATCGTTGGCAACGTGTCAAGGTCCTTCAGCAACATTTTTGCCAACGTTGGAAATCCGAGTATTTAAAGGAGCTCCATAAGAGGAACAAATGGAAAAATCCAGAAAAGAACGTAGAAATTGATTCCATTGTCGTTATCCGCGACGAAAATCTTCCACCAAACGAATGGCGAATTGGTCGAGTTACTCATGTTCATCCAGGAAAAGATAAGCGTGTACGAGTAGCCTCCGTTTACACATCAAAGGGTGTGATTACTCGTCCAATTACAAAACTCGTTCTACTTCCCACCCAATAGTTCCGTCCGACTCCTTTCCTTACCATATCATATACGATTCCTTTTCAATATCATTATCTTTGGCAATATTTCCATATTTTAAGAAACCTTTATTTTCAGAATGCCTAGAATTGTTCAAAACCGTTCTAGCACTCCTAACCGAGTCAGCCGTCAAAAACAACGACCCTTTCAGTGTCgaatctgcaaaaaatttcatccacTAAGAATCTGTAGGAAATTTCTCTCAATGGGTGCCAATCAAAGAAAACAAGTTGTGGAAAAATATAAGTATTGTATCAATTGCTTGGCCCATAAGCACTCTCAGTCTGGATGTTTCTCAAATACAGGATGCCACATTTGCAGACGATCACATCACACTCTACTGCATCAAGAGTCAATAAAACGGGAATCGGAAGCAGTACGCGTTGTGACTTCAAGCGCTTTGCCACCACAAACAATTACCGTACTTCCCACTGCTCTGGTTAAGATAGTACACGATCGACGCCTATACCAAGTTCGAGCTCTAATTGACACAGGATGTGCAGTCAGCCGCGTAATAAAATCTACTCTCACTAAAATTGGCATCAAAACCATTCATGTCGAAGATACCTTAATGTGCCAACTAACCATTCGAGCTAACTCTGATCCTAAAGCTcgattttcagcaaattttcgagttgacAATCGAATGTCAATGAAAACCCCATCACATTCATTACCTTCAACTTTCAAGGACAAATTTATAAATCTTATTCTTGCAGACCCCGCATTTTATGAAAGCGCACCAATTTCTATGGTTTTGGGCTCAGATGTCTACCCCAAAATAATCCTTGGGGGTGTTATGCCGAATCATGAAGGGATACCGATGGCTCAGAATTCAATTCTAGGATGGCTGGTTTCTGGAATTTGCTCGCCTTAAGATTAAAACAATATCTTTTACGCTAagtataatatttttattttttttttgattttattatcaatttgtatttcaaaATAGAATTTCAGAATTATTCTTGAATTGTATCTTAACATATTACATTAGACAagttcttttttcaatttatttcgaTGGTACCCATCAAGGGGCCCGGAATGTTTATGCCAATGATATAATCTATTACAATTTTGCCCAATTATTTCTTTCTTACCTCTAAGTTTACTAACTATAAGTTGACAGGTAACTTCTTTTGCTTTCGTTAAGTTAGCCAACATACAAAATCATATGTTAGATGATAAGCCATTATTAAAATAAACTCCCACTTTGAATTTACCAACGAAACGAACCACATCGGTAAGAGTTTTTATCTTCAACCTGGGGTTATCCATACATAACCAAACCTtcctttttccaatttctatcTATTTTTTCTGAGGAAACATTCGTCCAAAGGGAAAGGTGTCTTAAGTCTTGTTTGATGTTTTCCAGTTCATAATTCTAAAGACAACCAAGGTACATTCAGCCTACACGCAAAcacgaaatatggcaggaagttttttttgactctcgacattgctagTGAacttcggttcagatttagatatagctcttatatatatatacatatcgcctgattttcactcctagagccaatcATGCCAACATTTTTACAACTGTCTCCTCGACGACCACCATATTGTCTAAGAAGTTTGTTCAAAattggttaagatttagatatagctcccatatatatgttcgtccgattttgagaaatattgcaaaaaagttctcatttgttaaccgattctcccaaAATTGGGCAAGAAGGACTCTTATGACTCTTActcttactggtgaattttttaaaaattctcacTGTAGCGGCGGAGAATTCAAGATAAAAATACTCCCAAGCATTGGATGGTGgttgtttttttcaaaattatatacTCTACAGCATCTTGTTCTTTTTACTCTATCTTAAGTATCTCGCTCATGAGTAGACTCAAGGTACAACATAATGTGTGTTCAGAGTGCTACGAGTTCAGCAAAAACAATcaccaatgaatggttttgAGCAGGTCTTTAGTACGAACCATGCATTGGTGACTGTTATTTCCTTTCCTATTTTCGAATTAAAATctgccagaacgattttaatatcatgggctggACAGTGGTCATAATatctttctaggcgctcgtagaaaaaaaAGCTGATGTAGAAGAATTAGGCCTTTATGTGGATTgtagctagcctctcatccaccggagtaaacctggaTATAAGgggtttcagtctccgactaaccacaaatccacacccaaattcatgcctcgtttcatggcagctataatattgGGTGTCACCATTCGATGTTGTTGTGGTGCCATtcccgagccatcgcacttcctgtatggcagtaatgtctgcccGGTACTTCTTCAATAAATCAGTGTACGCATTGACACTgcaccctctctataaagagtgcggaaattccaggtgcagatacgcaaaaCATTGAAACGCTTGTGGGGGTCGTCAACTTAGGGGGAATACGTGTTtattcttcttcgttttttcaaagtaatttcTTTAAGTTTTTCCGGCGTGGGCTTCTAACCCGACGCCCAAACTTATCTTTTTATCGTTATATAGGTGCACTCggcacattttagctcactgCCTTTAACGGATGTTAAATGGAGCTTCCCAGGTGACACAGCGAGaaggtttgtgtccacatttgaggTGAAGAAAGATCAATATAAGActggattttgccaagtcaaaaccaatcagaaccgttCCTTGGTTTCCAATATCCCCGAGTTgcccagttttgaaataaagctaagaataatattggcaaacagatgctactttggattgagtaagcagtttagaaacaagaccacctttcgacagacgaagatcatactatacaagacactggtaCTATCCGTGTTTTTATATGGTttcgaggcatgggtacttgtaaaagcagacgaggcagtgcttggagtgtgattgagagaaagattcttcgcgaAATTTATAGGCCAGTTTGCACTGATGGATAGTATCGgcgtcatatgaaccacgaactttatgagctgtatgacgacctTAGCATATTTAAACGGACCTAattacaacggttgcgttggctaggtcatgttatcagaatgaatgaagaagctccggcaaataagtcttttgaaggcaatcactGTGGAACACGTAAACCAGTACCGCCAAGAgcacgatggaaagatcaagtggtgagagacaccgCAAACTGTGTGTCATagattatagaaggagcgcagaagatcgaggcgcttggaacgctattctacgttcggctagtgggaaAAATGTtgcgtcatagccaattaaagtaaaagtttttTCAATGCAGGAAAAATTAGAACTGATTAAAGATCACAGTAAAAACCCATCTCCATTGGTTTGTTATCAGAAAAATATGATGAAGGCAAACAAACTTCATGCGAATCAATAGAAATAATTGAATAACTTTAAAATGTTCCTCTAGAAATTAATCTATTTATGATTAAAAAAAGCCAGAAGTAAGACAACATCTAAAAAAGTTGCTTAGATGTAATTCAGCCTATGGATTAAGCATCAACGGGAGTAAATGAATCATTCAAAAACTTCTGTCTTCAGACAGTTAACATGAAAttaccaaatttgaatatcaagaCAGCTTTGTGACTGTTATATCAATATAAATTGAAtacttatgtatgtatatgtattttAAAAAGCTATCTATATACCACTATAGATAGGGGGCCACCGAGGCGCAGagaatagcatgtccgcctatgacgctgaacgcctgggtttgaatcctggtgagaccatcagaaaaaattttcagcggtggttttcccctcctaatgctggcaacatttgtgaggtactataccatgtaaaacttctctccaaagagatgtcgcactgcggcacgccgtacggactcggctattaccATGGAGCTTAAACTGAAAACGGACtgcactgttccttagtggaatgttcataggcaaaattggcatttgcaTCTATATGCCACTTTAAGAGACATCaataaaatacataaataatgaatttaagaaaaaaacctCTATTAACCGTGTTTTCGAGCAGGATAATCGAGGCTcaactatattttattttattatgtgtAACTAGGTCCAGGTAACCAGGTTTCTCAAACTTCTGACTTGAACAAAAGTGACTTGTAAATCCTTCTCCAATTTTCCCTCTTGTGTACCATAATGAACAACAGCTTATTGTGTTTTCTTGAACAAAAGGTTAACACACTTTGAAAATTATTCGCTGCCGAAAATATATGAAtttatgtgtgtgtttttttttgtcttgtcgTAAACGAAGAAATTGAAGAACATTAACAAATTATGAAtgttaacaacaaaaaatcgtCTAATGTTTGGTCAACAACCCTTCACTATGAATATTTTCCCATAATTAATGCTTGCAACAATCAAAAGACTCAGACAAcgaacatgtttttttttgctgatgttgttgttggccGCTAATTAGCTGAGTGGAGAAAAGACTCTAGGGTATGCtagctaaaaataatataatgatAAATTTGTTTGTGAACACATATCAATATTGGAAATCAATCTAGATTTTTTGATTGTTATATGATAAAGTAAACATTTCCAATTTGCATCGTTCAAAACTAAAAGCATATGACAAGAATGTATGTAGTTATGACTTTGAGTAGCAATTAATCAAATTGACAATTACAAGATATATGACATCCCTCAGTGGCAGTTTATCGATGGAAAGAGAGAAAGTGTgatgaaatttcatgaaaagagAGTAGCTATCTTCTGGACCCGATGGACCCTGAAGAAGCGGGTGGATTTAAAAAAAGGCATTTGTGTAGCACAATTTCGGTATTCAAGTTAACGGATGTTAACCAATAGAGTGATTTCATTGACCTTTCCATAATTGACCATGATTTGGCATTATTGAAGGCGCCTTATAGTCTTTCATCTTTCTGAAGTTTTTAACTAAAGGAATGCTATACAAATTGGATGGGTGGACTTGTAATTCAGGTAGTCGACAATGCTAATCCTCTGATTATGTTTAATGTGTCTTCTCCAAAAATTGATTCCATCCAGGGTTGATTCCGATCCAACTCACCTGTGTAGTATACTAACGCTATCGTGTAGTAGTTCAAGCACATTTTCGAATGTGGTCTTCCTCAAAAAATAGCTTTTTGATGATTAAATAGTTCGATGAACCATATACTAGCTGTTAGCACAAAACGTTTTTAAATTGTTGAATTAAAAGGAAGATAATTAATCGAAAAAAGTAGTTATTTCGTCTGAGTTGAGTGCCGCTTATGTGTTGAGTGCATCAGttgtttaaaaacaagtaaaaaaggcgttaagttcggtcgggccgaactatggctacccaccacctcgggtatatatgtaaatcaccttcgtcaaaatcaggtgaaaaatgcataccttatgccccatagcagctatatcgaaatatgttccgatttggaccaaatacttataagtacaagtcattgttatatctgaaaataaaccgatacgacacggatttccaaaagcctaacataagtcactgtgttaaatttcagtgaaatgggattataaatgcgccttttaaatcgaaatataggtctatatggcagctatgtccaaatctggaccgaccaagtttcagaaaaatgtcaaagggcctaacacaactcgttgttccaaatttcagcacaatcggacaataaatgcgctattatggccccaaaaccttatatcgagagatcggtctatatggcagctatattcaaatctgaaccgatctgggcgatattgcagaaggaagtcgaaatgCTTAATCTtacccactgtcccgaatttcggcgacatcggacaataaattcgccttttatgggcccaaaaccttaaatcgagagatcggtctatatggcagctatattcaaatctggaccgatttgtggcatattgcagaagtatgtcgaggggcttaacttaactcactctcccaaattttggcgacatcggtcaataaatgcgccttttatgggcccaatatctcaaatcgagagatcggtctatacggcaacaatatccaaatgtggaccgatctaggccaaattgaagaaggatatcgaagggcctaacacaactaactgtccaaaatttcggcaaaatcggataataaatgtggttttacgggccttagaccctaaatcggcggataggtctatatggtctatatagcccatattcgaacttaacctgcttatgaacaaaaaaagaatctgtgcgaaattttagctcaatatctctaattttaaagacaGTGGCGTtatttaaacagacagatggacagacggacggacatggctagatcgtcttagatttttacgctgatcaagaccatatatattctttatagggtcggaaatgg
The genomic region above belongs to Stomoxys calcitrans chromosome 5, idStoCalc2.1, whole genome shotgun sequence and contains:
- the LOC131997935 gene encoding uncharacterized protein LOC131997935, with amino-acid sequence MSSLERFIRANDKLVNFEQGLTEANISESSIFALEIHRDELKSIWATVKSLYDKCIDHFDSQSKKPSGEANDDGNNSPESDSDSEGSDLDSINARFHASYETYVRIVSKLSAHIHRRTNVTPTQQASVQPSNFHLPACDTESFRGDYQSWPSFRDMFSAIYVNNSSLSKVQKLFHLRKKTEGEAHDIVKKCPLTNNGFDIAWSNLKDRFENKRMLVHSQLRILFNLSTITTESSEDIKCLQRDINSCISSLKLYDIDVSSWDAIFVFVCSTKLPRVTLSLWEQSIKNKKDISKWTDLDSFLSSRYQTLETICEINGPFNADKTNSSCKKQATPLNKKINSNHAKVSPPTSNPPCNLCANEPHTIRKCPKFLNMKIDDRQSCIRRLNLCLNCFAKAHSVKDCKSPHNCYSCGKRHNTLLHRDVKPVHDTNPASSHSQIQNSELQQIQSTIPQSSVHHASLEQVSFPPFSSSASNIQSCFAAHSQNVLLGTALVEISHLGLKYFVRALIDSGSQGTFISERVFNILKLPFQPIEADIAGLNGVTSAKSRKMATFSISPRFDSDLHVNVTALVVPQLSGDLPTSSINPSVLVEFPNIRLADPKFLESSRIDLLIGADIFNNILLDNVRRNICGSLVAQETIFGWIITGPIRNNPKVSSYSTIVSYFSETNLEKQLKRFWEVEEVPQKPLLSESDSFCEKLYSETTKRDSDGRYIVSLPFKESFSYNSPQIGRSRSIASAQFLRNESRLSKNMSLKDEYDSVIQEYLDLGHMAKVPIPVEEEFPRHYYLPHHAVIKPDRTTTKVRVVFNASCPTSSGTSLNDILYPGPVLQNDLTLLLLRWRLYRYVFSADIEKMYRQIRINKDHSCFQRILFRTKPNEQIQDFELQTVTFGVNAAPYLAIRTLMQLAEDCSSSYPLASHIIRDDMYVDDVLTGCHDLQLALKAKDQLISALNSACFPLRKWASNSKEILQSLPKEHILKEDFLLFDDSSLTKTLGVRWNAMLDKFLFVIQATPCKESYTKREVFSEISKIFDPAGWLAPIVVLAKILMRHVWLSKVDWDEKITSKCFQDWKNLLDDFSTINSIQIPRWISYAPSFRIQFHAFCDASENAYAAVIYSRVEDESRHVSVNLLTSKSRVAPVKCLSIPKLELLGATLLAEVVESVIPSMNLPSYEIFKWTDSTIVLAWLRKPACNWKTFVANRVSTISSKVGIDNWFHVDTLFNPADLASRGVYPKDLIENNLWWCGPKWLSESRNSWPISDDIIDDTELEQKALRVHLATNSDNHEIIGRFSSFHRAIRVICYIFRFFHKTHPKHRDSVTFDSVELKVTEVKAVRNRLIVLAQAEGFPEVVEALRLKKAVPKSSNILNLNPFLDENGVIRAFGRLAYSPSLSYDERAPHMGGLWEAGVKSFKTHLKKISGGFTYTFEEFCTLLTKIEACLNSRPISTMSEDFTDLNPLTPGHFLIGGPILAPPEPNYDTHPESVVNRWQRVKVLQQHFCQRWKSEYLKELHKRNKWKNPEKNVEIDSIVVIRDENLPPNEWRIGRVTHVHPGKDKRVRVASVYTSKGVITRPITKLVLLPTQ